CATGAATTAGCCTCTCTGGATGATCATTGTTCCTACGAAAAATACAACGACGATAATTGCGAGGAGCACGATAACTCGTTTATCCAGCGCATTTGACTTTTTTGGAACGAAATTTTTGACGTTTTGCTTTGCTCTTCTGCGATCGCTGCGACTCATAGAAAATTCTCCATTGTTTTATGCTGAAAAATCTACTATTTTAAAGGCAGGTCGAAAGGATTTATGAACGAAAAAACTCTAAATAAACTGAAAAATACGGCTAAGGACTGCGCGGCAAACGTGCTTTCCCGTGTTGAATTGTCGATGGTAGAGTGCAAGCTCAAAAACAAGTTCCAACTGCTCGGACAAAAGGTCTACGAAGCGATTCAGGAAGGCCGTCTGGACGAAATCAAGGATGACCCGTCCGCTGTCGAAACGGTAGGTGCCATTTTCGAAATCAAGAAACAGGTTGCAGAACTCGAACAGAAATTGAACAAGGCTGAAGGTCCAAGTGAAAAAGCTTGAGGTCCACATTTATCCTAACAAGGAATCGCGCGGGAAAACCGTTACTTTCTCTGTACGAAAAGTAATTATTTACTTTGTTTTAACTGTCTGCGCCATTCTTGGATTTATTATGTTCTCGCCGGTGCAAATTGTGGAGAACTTGTCGAACGGCAACCTGATGGATGTCTATCACCAGAATTCGGTCATTAAGAACGAAATCAAGAAAATCCGCACGGTGGTCGATACGACGATTTTAAAGATTGAAGAGACGCGCATTGTCCGCGATAGTACACTCAAGTTGGGTGGTTTAGGTTTTACGCTCGAAAACGTCGCCGACGACGAAGCTCCGAAAAAGAATTTGCATGCAATGAGGTCGACGTTCCGTAAGACACTCAACAAGCTTGAAGCGGATTCCGCGCTGGCTGCACATATCCCGGTTTTGCATCCGCTCAAGAACCATCACGATATCAAGAGCCGTTTTGAAATGGTTTTCGATGCGTTCACGGATCAGGAGCTCCCGCACAGAGGTGTGGACTTCTTGGCTGCCGAAGGCGATACGGTCTATGCGCCAGGTGCCGGTACCGTTGTCGAGGTCCGCAAGCATCGTGGCTTTGGACTTTCTATGAAGATTGAGCACATGGAACATGTGAAGACGTTCTATGCGCATCTCGGTGAAACGCTTGTGAAACAAGGCGCTAAAGTTCGTCGTGGCGATCCGATTGCGCTTATTGGCAAGAGCGGGCTCCAGTCGAGTCTCGGCCTGCATTACGAAATCCGCGTGAACGGTACCCCTGTCAACCCGGAAGATTACTTTATTACAAAATAGTCGCTATCCGCAACAGCGCAGGCGCACCGCCTACGCACTTGAGCTGATTTTTTGCTGTTACCCCAGCCAGCCGATTTGTTCAACGGCGGTAGTTATCAACAGCAATGGCCATGCGTTATCGAAAAAACGCCCAGTGCGTTTTCCGGTAAATATGTTGTACATAAATACCAGCGAAAGCGTCATGACGATACCTGCGATAACTCGAGAAAGATTAGCTCCCGGCGTTACGAAAAATCCAGGATAGCTCCCAAAGAACAAGCCCGCTGATGCTTTAGATAAACAAAATCCGGTGATGCCCAAGTCTAGAGTTCTTTTCTTTTGGCGCAGATAGCTCCATGAGTAAGCTATAATAATGCCGACGACTGCGCTTGCGTAAGGAACGTATGGCAAGACTTCGAGGTTGCTGATTGTTTTGAGAGCTTCTGATGAACCAAACTGCTTGTTTTGCAAGAAAAAAGCAATTTGTTTTGCCACATAAGCGCCTCCAAAAACAGTGACTAGCGGCCACAATCCAATGGCTCTTTTGAGTTTTTCCTCTTCTTCTTGGAGCTCCTTTTTCTTTTTTTCAATAGGCTCAAGTTCGTCAATCCGTTTTTCGACGATTGCAATGCGTTCTTCGGATTCTGCTTTTTCGGCAGCGTCCAGCTCATCATAAAGCTCATCGTACGAGAGTTTGCAAATGCGGTTCTTGAACGCTTCCAGAGATTCTTCGGCATGAGTCTTTTCTTCTTGCATGCAAATGAATTTACAAAATTGTCAGTCGCCCGATTTGTTCCAAGGCAAGCGAAATCAATAATAAAGGAATTGAATTCTTGAATAATATTCCTTTGTACTTGTCAGCCTGATGGTTGTAGAAGTAGAAGATGGACAAAATGATGATGATGCCTGAAATGATGCGCGATACAATCGGTCCCGGCGTTACGAAAAATCCGTAATAGCTACCAAAAATAAGTCCGACTAGACCATTTGCGGTGAGAAAGACGGAAATTGCTTCTGTGATTACGGTATGGCCAAATTCTTTTATTTTGTCAATAAAATTTTTTTTCTTTTCGTTCCAAACGGAATAAATGCAAAATGTTAAGCAGACGATGGCGCAAGAATATGGAAAATAGGGAAGGTAATCCGTAAATGTGATTTCTGGATGCGGAGGGGCGCCAAGTATTCGTTTGATAATGCCTACGAACAAGTAAAGGTATTTGGTTGCGCATGCGCCAATTATTAGATCAAAGAGAAGTGTGTACTTTGTGAAGTCGCGATTTGCTTCGTTTCGCATTTTCTCCCATTCACGGAGTTCCTTGGCAACGATGTCTCTGCGTTCCGGCGTCGGGTCATCTTTGACGGCATCCCATTCTTTTTCGAGCCGCCCGAGCGTGAAATTTTGAACTCGCTTCTCGTACTTTTCTAAGGATGCTTTGTCTGTTGGAAACGGTTTTTGATTCATCGCAGATTAATTTAATTAGTCAATAGTCATTAGTCAATAGTCTTTTGTCATCATGCCTCATCCCTCAAAGGGAGCGAATGCGACCGACCTCGTTGCTCTCTCGTCTTCCGCAGTTGTCCTAATTCCCCCCGCTTTCCCCTTCCTACTTCCTACTTCTCGCTACATTTTAACTTCCTACATCCAACATCCTATTTCTCGCTACATTTTAACTTCCTACATCCAACATCCTATTTCTCACTACATTTTAACTTCCTACTTTCTACTTCCTACTTCCTACTTATCTATATTTAAGGTCCCCAGGCTTTGCTTTGCAGGCGGGCGGTACTTTCCGTCAAGAAACATCGGGAGCTCGGATGCGGTCCATACTTTTGGACTGGTCTTGGGGACATATATCAAGTTTTGCTTTACCCTTTAGGAGTTTTAATGGCAAATAAGTGTAAGCGCGGAATCTTGATTAGCAAAACACCGTACGAAAAGCGCATCGCAATCATGGAAGATGGCGAACTTGCGGAATTGGTTGTTGAAGGTGTTTCCTCTAATCGAGTTCTGGGCAATATTTATAAGGGTGTCGTTCAGAAGGTGCTCCCCGCACTCAAGGCGGCATTCATTGACATTGGTCTTGAGAAGGCTGGTTTTTTGCATCAGGAAGACGCCATGGACCGCAACGAACTGTTGCGCCGCGAATATGGTGACGACGATGACGAAGGCGATGCCTCTAAGGAAATTTCGATCGACGAAATTCTCCAGGAAGGCCAGGAAATCATGGTGCAGGTGGTCAAGGAACCGATCAGTACCAAGGGTGCTCGTTTGACGACACACTTGAGCTTTGCTGGACGTTTCCTGGTCTGCATGCCGGGTACAAATTTCGTCGGCGTCTCCAAGCGTGAACGCGATCCGGTCAAGCGCCGCGAGTTCAAGAAGGTTGTACGCCGTCTCAAGGGCCGCGACGTGGGCTACATCGTCCGCACCAACGGCCTCAACGAATCCGAATTCGAAATCAACAAGCAGATGCGCGAACTCGAAAGCAAGTGGGAACAGACGAAGTACAACTTCGAAACCATGCCGCCCGAGACCTGCATTTACGAAGAATCCGATTCCATCGAACAGACGGTTCGCGAATACTTCGGCGACAACACGGACTACGTGTATATCGACAACCGCGACGAGTACTTTGCTCTCCGCGATTACCTGAAGGTTCTCTCTCCGGACAAGCTCGACAAGGTCAAGCTCTGGAGCTCTAGCGAAAGCTTGTTCGAATACTTCAAGATTGAAAACGACTACGCTCGCTCCTTGCAGCGTCAGGTACCGCTTCCGCGTGGTGGCAACCTCGTCATCGAACAGACCGAAGCTCTCGTCTCTATCGACGTGAACACCGGTCCGAAGGTCCATGGCAAGGACCAGGGCAAGATCATTCTCGAGACAAACCTCGATGCTTGCCACGAAATCGCAAAGCAGCTGCGCCTCCGTGATGTGGGCGGCCTCATCATCATTGACTTCATTGACATGGAAACCGATGAAGACCGCGAAGCCGTTTATCAGGAATTCCGCAAGGCGATTCGCCGCGACAAGGCCCCGATTAGCCCGGCCCCGATTAGCCAGTTCGGCCTCATGGAAGTCACCCGTAAGCGCGTCCGCGTGAACCTGATGACCGAAAAGACTGAATGCTGCCCGGTTTGCAACGGCAGTGGCCGCATCGCAACGCTCGAATCGACGCTCGGCATGATTGACCGCTGGCTTGCCCGCGCACACACCAAGGGCCGCCTCCGCGAAGTGACGCTTGTCGTAAGCGCTCCGGTTATCGATGTGCTTTGCAAGGACTTGAACCGTATGTTCAACTATCTGGAATACAAGCATAACATCAAGATTTCCCTCGTGGAAGATGAATATGCCCACATCAACCAGTTCTGGATGTACGACAAGAATAACGAAGACATCACGGATTTGTACAACTTTGCATAAGTTGTTCCTGCGATTCTTGCAATGGCATTAGCGTGTTAAACGCAAAAAGTCCCGGCTCTGCCGGGATTTTTTTTATCTCCAAAATTACGCACAAAAAAAGACGCCTGCATTGCAGGCGCCTTTAGAGAGAGGAGGAAACTTAATGATTTAAGTCAATTTCAAATCCCTTCGTCTTGCCGTGGCGCACGCCCCAGAGGAAATCCTGTGTGCGGTCCACGATAACTCTGTTCCCGGTTCTGATTTTGTACGTAAGTCTTGCAATGTAGACACCCGTGCCTACGAGCCTTCCGTTTTTAGACTTCATGTTCCAGGCGAGGAATATCTTGCCGTCGTTATTGCTGTCGAGGCAGTTTCCGTTATAGAACTTGTCTGTGCAGGAGAACGAACCGGAATTGCTGTTGACGAATATGCCA
This is a stretch of genomic DNA from Fibrobacter sp. UBA4297. It encodes these proteins:
- a CDS encoding Rne/Rng family ribonuclease — protein: MANKCKRGILISKTPYEKRIAIMEDGELAELVVEGVSSNRVLGNIYKGVVQKVLPALKAAFIDIGLEKAGFLHQEDAMDRNELLRREYGDDDDEGDASKEISIDEILQEGQEIMVQVVKEPISTKGARLTTHLSFAGRFLVCMPGTNFVGVSKRERDPVKRREFKKVVRRLKGRDVGYIVRTNGLNESEFEINKQMRELESKWEQTKYNFETMPPETCIYEESDSIEQTVREYFGDNTDYVYIDNRDEYFALRDYLKVLSPDKLDKVKLWSSSESLFEYFKIENDYARSLQRQVPLPRGGNLVIEQTEALVSIDVNTGPKVHGKDQGKIILETNLDACHEIAKQLRLRDVGGLIIIDFIDMETDEDREAVYQEFRKAIRRDKAPISPAPISQFGLMEVTRKRVRVNLMTEKTECCPVCNGSGRIATLESTLGMIDRWLARAHTKGRLREVTLVVSAPVIDVLCKDLNRMFNYLEYKHNIKISLVEDEYAHINQFWMYDKNNEDITDLYNFA
- a CDS encoding M23 family metallopeptidase, yielding MKKLEVHIYPNKESRGKTVTFSVRKVIIYFVLTVCAILGFIMFSPVQIVENLSNGNLMDVYHQNSVIKNEIKKIRTVVDTTILKIEETRIVRDSTLKLGGLGFTLENVADDEAPKKNLHAMRSTFRKTLNKLEADSALAAHIPVLHPLKNHHDIKSRFEMVFDAFTDQELPHRGVDFLAAEGDTVYAPGAGTVVEVRKHRGFGLSMKIEHMEHVKTFYAHLGETLVKQGAKVRRGDPIALIGKSGLQSSLGLHYEIRVNGTPVNPEDYFITK